Genomic segment of Paenibacillus sp. FSL R5-0912:
CGGTGTGCGTGACCCCCGCCGGGGGCAAGACGCATTGTCCGGGCTTAGCGCAGATTATGGAGACAAGCTGACGGTGGCTGCGCTCGATGTTACGGACGAAGAGGGGATCGCAGCGCTTGCTGCCAGCCTGAAGGAAGAGGGGCGCGCGCTGGGCTCCATTGTTAACAATGCTGCCGTGCTGAATGCCTCAGACACCCCGCTTGAAGAGCTGGACATTGCTGAGATGCAGCTTGCGCTGGATATTAATCTGTATGGGCCGATGCGGGTGGTCAAGCACTTCCTGCCGCTGCTTACAGAGCCGGAGGCTTCGATCATCAACATCTCGTCCGAGGCAGGCAGCATTACGAATGCTTACCCGGGCAGCTACCCGTA
This window contains:
- a CDS encoding SDR family oxidoreductase — protein: MNILITGAGRGLGLDLVKIALEHGHSVIAGVRDPRRGQDALSGLSADYGDKLTVAALDVTDEEGIAALAASLKEEGRALGSIVNNAAVLNASDTPLEELDIAEMQLALDINLYGPMRVVKHFLPLLTEPEASIINISSEAGSITNAYPGSYPYTISKTALNMFSQKLHVTLKERGVHVLSVHPGWMPTDMGGAKAPTSPRTSAEGIISLLEQRTAPEGHFRFVDYTGKDMEI